DNA sequence from the Parambassis ranga chromosome 1, fParRan2.1, whole genome shotgun sequence genome:
TAGTCTGGACAGATATACATGTCAACTGTACTTGTTCTATATGATGAGTGAAATAAAGTGTGGCTATTGTTTGTAATAGGAAAGAAGACAGGCATTACAAATAGAGATCGACCAGGCCTCTCAGCCTCAGAAACCACCTGAACCCACGGTCAGTATCAGTGCTTCTCTCCTAAGATAATGAAAAGTGTGGAATCTCCCCACGGCTCTTTTATCAAATGCAGCTTTCTAAAGACCCACCCAGTGCAGGCCCAAGCAAGTTCTGACAACCCTCCCTGTATCATCAGATATATAATGATAGATCTGAGTGAAATTAATTTTCACTTACTTTCTTATGTTTCTCCATAATATTTTTGTTCTGCAGGGGTTGGGCCAGTGGGGCACTGCTCAGTTCAACAGCtccgagcagcagcagaagttcCTGCGGTTAATGGGCGGCTTCAAGAAGGGTTTCCAGCCGGCTGCAACGAGCACTGAAAGAGCAAATATGGCAATGGGAAAGGACGCGCAGCAAAAGCTGCAGCAAGGGCTTCTGGGAGAGTTCCAGCGAGCCCACTCGCGCAGAATGGACCTTGGTAACAGGGGGGCAGGACTTGGGTTTGCAGCACCATCTAATAAGAAGTTCTCCATTGATGTGAATGCATGTCGATCGGTTCGCTTCGATGATTGATGGTGGGGTGTATTgtgtacattttgttttaactttttttgttttgcacagtCTACTGTTGGCTCAGCCCagggtttgtttttacagagtATCAATGTGCTGTAAATACACAGAAACTAGTGAAGAGGAGCAAACTGCCCcttgtacatactgtatgttaaaGACCCGTCCTACagctggaggaaggaggaaactTTAAACTGTTGGTATTGAtagtcattttatttcattcttgcACATTTGCCACAAAGTGAAGGAAGAATGAGAAAAGTCAGCtttaacaaaacaacagaagccTCACCGCTTGCTTGTTTTTGGCTCATGACTGTTCAGTTGTGatcatgtgacaaaaatatttgaCTATCATGTACTTCAATATTCCGTGCGTGTTGGCTGTGTGTCATTAGGCGTtgtggtctgtctgtcagtTGATCTGAAACAACGACGAGCCTCGGGAGATGAAAATGTCACTCAGcaacattattttaaaacatgtcagcTGCAGATGTGCAACATGCCTGGTCGAATCAAAACACCCTTTTACATTAAAAGAGTCTAAGTCACGTCTTTACCGTTCTGCTCCACCTACTCCTTTTAGCAACCTGATAATCTGCCATACTAAGTAACACTGATACCTCATTTCCACAGAAGCAATTCCAGGGCTGGTTCAGAGCCAGTGCCTCGTTTTCTCTAGACAGCCAAAGAGTAGTGTAAAACAAAGACCTGCTTTTGTcaactaaaacctttgtgaccatcaaaaaaaacagccagttCAGCATCAAATCTGCCGGGTCCATGAAAAGAGGAACTTTCAGGAGAAAAAATGAGCAGAGATGTAAACAGTGAGGTAATAATGTAGCTCGATGTGGGCCCATTGAAACAACTCTACAACAGCCCAAAACCTGGAAATATTCACATCACCGGAAATGGGGTATGAGCGAGTCCTGCATCACTAGGTGCAATATTCGAATGTTTAACAGCTGTAACAGTGGACTGATACAGTTCTTATCAGGTTGTCTTCAGGAAgttaaaagctgcttttttttaaccatacaTTTCTGCAGTTTGGTCTCTTCATTGTTTTCAAGCCAGCACAATGGAACGATGACAAAACGTGCAGACAGATAAACGTGAAACCAGAAGAAGCCGATGAGTCGCATGTCACCCAGGCTCTCAGGAATCATCTAAGAGAAGCTAGGCAGCTACTTAACGACAGCGActgaagagaggaggggaaggtGTGTGTTCCTTGTGATGGAAAGAAGTTTCAGATCTCTCAGGCGAGGTACTCCGGCTGCACTCGCGCCACTTTACGGAACTCTTTGGCATGCGTCCGTGGGCACTGCATCTCGCACCAGCTGATGGGGACCATCTGGGCACCTTGTCATATAGCAAAGACAGTCATGAACTATTGATGAACAATTACAAGACAACTTATATTCAGCAAGGATCAGAGAATACTGTACGTTGGATCTATTATAATCCTACCTAAAATCTTTGATAAACATGAACAGAGTAGGTCTAATAATCAGTGGTTAGTCTGCTGTTTGGCACCACCTTGTGTTCAAACAGGAAACTAGTAATCTGTGCATGGATCCTTCTGTGCCAAATAGCTGTGTGTATTTAAGCAATGGAACTTACCTGCTTCACTATGGGCCACCACCACGCCCAGTTCATTCTCAGCTGTTGTCAACAGGTAGTTTGACTGAACGTCACCGAGAGAAATCTGACGCCACAGGTCAAGCATTCAACAACAGATTTTTAGACAATCAGAAGGTAGCTGAAAAAGACTTGAGAAGTGGTGCAACAATACCATTAACCACACTTCATATTCCTTGGACACAGTAGCTTACTGAATAAGTGTTTCAGCACCATGAAAGACAGTATGGAAGTTTGCCATCCATCCGTTTTCCTAACCTGCTTATCCAGTCCAgggtcacaaaaaaaaaatctaatgcaTGATCTGAATTGTTTGACTAGCAAAGGAATGGTTTTCATTTAAGATCAAGTGAAGGATACAACTTTTGCCAGGACAATGTCGCCAGGTCGGAAGCTTTTGTACGTCTCCACCTGCAACAAGCAGGAAGAAGAGTTAACATCCTTGTACTGGATAACAAAGAGAAAGTGATGACTTTAAACGTACCTTATCTTTTTCTGTTGCTCGTACATCTTCTTTCCTGCGGAAGTAGAAAGAATGTGTTtaggaaaaacaacagcattAAAACACAGCTTTATTTTATAGTCAGTTTACCTGATGGTCCCTCTGAAGCGGTCCTTCAGTGGTGTGGATCCTACGTAAAGGATGTGGACTTTGGCGAACCTGGGGTTGATGCTTGTTACCTGTTGAAtacaaaaaacagctatttagggtattggcaaaaaaattaatcacgattaattgcattggcatttagccgataacaattaatttgacgattaattgatgacaattgcacttacatgtttttgactctaaatcggcacagtgttctagcatgataccgacaaatcatcagtcaagttaactacttcattctaataggttaagctggtgagtagtgattaggcaccaaccagccatggaaatatgtattgataatattgaggcacaaactgcttcaaaataataatgaagcaaacatttaaagtaactttgtccttcaaatgtttttatcttaaggtcacaaagcatgtcaacattcaaattaaacagacaaatagacaaataagttcaaaaaagtcacatcagtgattattaaagttaaaaaatgtgtctgcgcaaatgaacctgcgactggaatatgtcacagactagtgcatgttttcactcagactgtagaacagcagcagaaaaaacaaacaaataaacaaaccggacaatttcacatttaaatgtgtgtctgcaaatcaacctacgttacgttctttcagtgcttagtttggtcgtaagcagcacaatgactaaacgtatcgcggattctcagctgagtggaattctttccaacatctgctggaggagacttcgctgttgtaatgtttcctatcttgctgctcagtccttaaataaagatcggagttcattcatttgatacgagcaaaaattcagttactatggcaacaaccaacgctccacgcttcacctaatgcatgtcgcggcactatatacagctgtagccagcgttgtgtcctcgtcacgctttcttcggctttcttcgtgctcgggcttatggtgacagacgttgaacttatgttaggaacgtgctgctccgcattatttaactgaataccactgccttccaccattattgttattgtggactcacatgtgcgcgggtgatggtgagagtacgccgcacacaaaaatgtgtcatcatgacgaggcactaatcgccgtaatcgataagtggcaaatattaatcgatgacagtttttctgacgattaattgcacacgatacgattttgcacaagcctacagCTATTTAACAAAGTAGACCTAAAAATCTAAACTTGTAAAGTTAATCCAAACAtttaatggttaaaaaaagagcATCTGATTCCATTACATACCTTGCAGGTGACTATCGCTCCTACATCTGGCAgtagttgtgtttctgtttcccTCACAACGGAGATCACTGGTAACTGCAATAAAACAacgcacacacaggtcacacaaaTCCTGCTCAGTTTTCTCAGTCATGTGCATATATCACTAACATTGtctttacaaacattgcacaaaTACTTTTACTTTAACACACCTAGTTGCCTCACAGCTTCCCCCCTTACCTCCTCGCCCTCATTTTTTCTGAGCACATAGCCAGCTAGTGATGAGTATATGTAGCCGTGCCGCAGGTACACTCCTGTTCCAGGAATACAGTCTTCTACACTGCACAGCTTGTCACCTGAAAGCAAATAAAGATCAATGAAGAAACACCACGAGAAAAGCACTACACCTTAACTCATAAATCATTCACTTAAGCGTTACAAAGTTCCAAAGCAAATTACACATTTATAAACTGGATTTTTGTTAATCACTGCAAACAGACTTTGCATTTATATTTGCACAGTTTACACATAATTGCCACCTGGACTCATACcttgtttagatttttttggTCTTACGTTTTTTTGTTTGGCACTGTGTGTCTACACCTTTGTATGCATGTTCCAACTGCTGCTAGTGGATACCTGAATTCCCCCTGGGGATCAATACATTATATGTCTACCTCTCTCATCTATCTATGAGTAAGGACCATGTCATGAGTAAGACCCACTAACATTTGGCTTCTGTCTTCAGTTTGGGGTACAGTCAGCATTCATTCCCAGGTCAAATGACTTCAGTAACTAGAAATTAGTGGAAGCAACCTTTTTGCCCATTGTTGACTATGGAGATCTGCTATGCATAAATTCATCCACCCACTGCCTTTACAAGCTTGATAGTGTGTACCACAGAGCTCTAAGATTCATTACTAACTGCGGTCCCCTCACTCaccattgtgtgttttattgtaaagTTAACGCCTCAGTCATTGGTAtgtgttcattaaaaaaaaacactctgggcATCactcctccccttctctcttGTCTTTAAACAAGGAAACATGATCTCCGTTCTATGGATGTTATGCTATTTATAGTCTACAAAGTACAAACTGAACCTGGCAAGAAAGAAGATAGTGTTTAGGTTTTCAGCACCTAATGTCTGGAATAAATTGCAATCCCAACTTTGACTACAAGTACCTGTTACACTGAATGAGTTTAGGGATCTGGTGAAATCCTTGCAGTGTAccttgtttgtgtgcacatgttttatGTGAGTAAGTTTTCATGTTGTTCATTTTAgctgtttattgtgtttaatataattaaatgatGGTGCTGCCCTTTTAGCAGATCTTTCAAGAAGAGAAAGCGCCATGCTTCCTGACCCCAAATTCAAATATTTTAATTCCGCTGTGGCCCGCTGTGCAATTTATCCATCTGGGCTGTTTTGATATGAGTTGCAGGGTTTTGGGGATATGAACATGCTCATGCTTGCCACAGCACCGCAGGATGTAAACATGAATGTCATTCTCCTAAGCTGAGCCATGACATGTGCCAAGACTGCTTTTTTTGTACGTTTAAACAGTTGCCAAGTGATTTTTGATATCAAGTGCCTTCTTCTTGAAACGCAttgaaaacaaacatctcttaGATTTACACCAAATCGATGTGGATGAATAAAAAGCCCTGCAAACCACAAGTGAAACGTAAATACTTGAGTTTTGAgttgaactgtccctttaagttaCAGTCTGTGTGGATTGCCTCAACATAACAGAATTCTgggtgtaactgtgtgtgtttacctgtctTTACATTGCTATAGTGACATATCTATTCCAGACATGTAGGGACACACGTTACACCAAAACCACGACCCATTACTCTTCATAACTAGCATCTAGCACAACAAAAGCTCGTCATGCGTGACCGTCCACAGCACTGATATTTAACAGCATTAGACCACATACGATAAATAAACACTGTGTGAACGTTTACTGCTACCACGCGCAACATATCTGTGCGGATTTCCCATGGGTGCGTCAAAACAAGAGAGCAAAGGAATGTTATCCTGCCCGAGGCGATGGGCAGGGCTGCTGTGATGAAACCTGCCGTGAAAAAAGTAAAACTCTAGAATGCCGAGTGCAAATAAGAACAGTAAAACAATTACACCTGAAACcactttctcctctctggtACGAACAACTAGCTAAAAAGTCATTGAAGGCAACAGTAACTGTGCGGGAAGCTAAAGCCCACTCCACGCGTGGCAGCTGGAAATGATTATCAGGATTTAACCCCGTCAGACTGCAGTTTAACTTTACGCGAAAGCATCACAGTAAATCTACTTGAGGAGAATATTAGAAAAAAGGTCCAAAGTCTGGGATAAACGGGTTAGAAATACAAGTTTACGGGACTCACCTGGAACACACAGCTTCATGGGCGACATGTTTTCGAGAAGAGCAGATCGTCACCCGATTGGCTGTGGTGAAGGGCTGTGAGTcgactctgattggctggagtcACGGAAAAcggaagttaaaaaaaagggaCAGGTCCACGCGTGAACGCAGGCCAAACCATGTGGCATTATGTCATACAGACTGTACATATGGGTTTGTATTTTCTCTAAATCATTATGTAAGTCATTAAGTAGTGAATCTATACAATAACTATCTCATATTCAAAAAAAGTAAAGTTAATTTCTAAATAATCCCAACGTGGCACACACTTCTGTGGGTCATATTATAGTAGTCTTATTGAAAAATGTAATCTATTTCTAATGTTGACAACAACTAAATTTGTTGTCTTTATCAATTGTTGATTGTATGCCTTTCCTGTTGTATTCTTCATTCACTCCCTGTACACTAGTACAGGTTTCATCATACTTCATCATACAAGTACACATACTTGACTACATAAACTACATAGTTCATTAATACATGAAGTAATGGCAACTTCAGTCTCTGCGTATTATAGCCTCCTCTAGCAGTCATTCAAACTTGCAATTTTTTGAATTATCAGTTAATTTAAAAATCCATATTTTGAATTATATAGCACTGATTGATAGATTGGGTAAAAACTCAAATATACATAAATACTCAAAATAGGAGTAGTGAGGacaaaaaatacatgtttgGACATTAACACCCATTGAACTTATTCGTACAAACTAGTagcacataaaacaaaaattcCTAAAGTATTTTTGGATCAATATTGTCTTTACTGTATTCATATTGTTCaattttttattattctatAGATGTTTTAATTACACTGCTCTGATAATTCATTAAAAGcaatatatttattaattttacaAAACTATCTTCAACAAAGGGTAAGAACGAACAGTGCTGTGAAATGACGTCGGCTGATAAAAGGATTTTATGACATAATAGCTCACAACATttattcttttctctttttttgcacaATGCCACAGCAAACACAATTCAGCAGTGCAGAGCAAACAGGCAACTTGGCCTTTTAACAACAGCCAGTGTTACTTTACAGGTTAAACAGTTCCTGCTGAGCCATACCTACATGGACTGTTAATAAGGAAGGAATACTGGGAGAAATCTGCATTAGTAGTCTATGTTTGCTCCCGCTCACTGGTCCCTAATTTATGTTTTGGTCAGTGTTTATTGAACGGCTGATTATCCATAGTCTAACAGTGAAATGCATGTGTAATGGTCAATCAATAAAATCCATCCTCAgattgtatgtttgtgtgagagCTGGGTCTTATTACAATAAAGTGCACattgaatgtctgtgtgtgcaagtgtgcgATGACAAAAACAGTAAATAACCTCCATTTTGTAATTTGATAAATCAACAGCACGCAATACGCTAGCtctcagaggaaggaggagtCTATTTCTTGGCTTTGCCCTGAGCAGCTACAGCTTCCATGGCTTTCTTCACGGTCTCCTCATCTCCCAAGAACTGCATGGGTCCTAAAGGTTTCAGGTTCTTGTCCAGCTCGTAGACAATGGGGATGCCAGTGGGAAGGTTCAGCTCCATGATGGCTTCCTCAGACATACCTGTGAGACAGTGACAGACATGCAGAGCTTATGATCCCTTTCCATGCAGCTGGTGCAGTTAGATGGATCTGTGGATGAGGTCACACTGAAGCTGTGGCCGCACAATGACCACACGCCTGTCTGTACACTGCGTCTTACTCGtcatcatgtctgcagtgaCATCTTTGACTGGGGTGTCCAACAAGAGAATTAATCCTACAACAAAGCTCTTCTTCTTGAAGAAAAGCTGTTCACCACCTGCTGCAGATGGAGTGGAGGTAGGCTTACTTTATCCCATAAATCTGTTACTTACCCTCGAGATGCTTGACGATGCCACGGAGACTGTTGCCATGGGCAGCAATCAGCACCCTCTTCCCTTCCTTGATCTGTGGAACTATCTCTTCATTCCAGAAGGGAAGGGCTCTGGCAATAGTGTCCTTGAGACTCTCACAGCTGGGAAGCTGGTCCTCTGTCAGGTCAGAATAACGGCGGTCCTAAAACAACACAGGGAGTCTCTGTTATTTTAAACTGATGTTCTAAAGATGCCTGCATCTCTAGTTCTCCTAAGCTGTCACCTTGCTTATACTCTGATAGAAGTCATGCTCCTCATCCATGGGAGGGGGAGGAATGTCGAAAGAACGCCTCCAGATTTTGACCTGGGCCTCTCCGTGTTTTTCTGCCGTCTCAGCTTTGTTCAGCCCAGTCAGGCCGCCGTAGTGACGCTCATTGAGACGCCAGGTCCGGTGCACAGGCAGCCACATCTGGTCGATGCTGTCCAGGACAAACCACAGGGTGCGGATGGCCCTCTTCAGGACAGAGGTGTAGCAAATATCAAATTCATAGCCAGCATCTGAAATGATCCAGAGGGCAAGGATTCAAAGCTTTCTAAACACAGAGAGGTTTCActgacatgtaaacacactgctgcatctACAACATTGCTTGAGACGCAGTAGTGACTGTCTGCTGCCCTGTTTATTGCCCTGCAGCTTGATGCATTTGCTTGTGCGTAGTCAGGGGCCAACTGACACTGCTAGATTGTCAGATGTGCCTGCAGGGGCTTTCTGTGCCACAGACaggagtgagagtgtgtgactgtgtgtgtgtccatccaccTACCCGTAATATACAGCATATACAGGAAAATTTTTCTCAGCATGTATTCTTAATGAAGACATCTATCTACTAAAGCTTTAGCCTTACTGGATGCTATAAGTCAAAATATATTTAGGTATGTACagatttatttaatataataatttgtattttgttcagctaaagaacagaatagaatagaaattaaaataaatggtgTAATATATCGTTAAATGTGTATTACATCAAggtatatttttaataaaacacatttcaagtCTTGGTTTCATTGAATTACTCATTGAACACTCAGACTGACTGAGCTTTGAATCTGAAAATGACTCATCCCAGTAAAATCATAGATGTCTGCCACAGAATGGCACCATGCTTCCCCTACATGTCTCAAACAAATTATATTTCaaagtttttttaatttcataacACAAAGCACGAAATATTGTATCATCACTcactaataaaaacacactggaaAGCTGCCAAGTGATCACTTTAGCATATACATGTTAACTAACAGCCGTCTGGTCTAATGTTAGGGGACACTGCCCCACGgtgcttctcctgctgctgctggcttgtgtTGTGTCGCAGTGAGGCGACTACTTTCCCCAGGGTTGCATAAGCTCTGGCTTGCAACGGCTTAATCCAATGACCGAGAGAAAGCCCGATTAGGCCGCGGACTACTACTATCTGGTACTGTACCTTTCAGGGCTTGTCCTCCTCTCTTCGCCTCCTGCTCCCCGGTCTCACTTAAATCCGCGTCGAACCAGCCGCAGAAGCGGTTCTCCTGGTTCCAGCAGCTCTCTCCATGGCGGATCAGCACCAGCTTGTACGCAGCCATCCTCACACTAATGCCCTCTGCGCTGTATTTCCGGAAACTTTGGGGGCTCTTCCTTAAAGACGGAAGAAGCGCTCTCAGTTGTGTCCTAACTCCGCCGCAACCCCAAAGACGGTCACAGAGAAACAGACGTGGTATGTTTGGATATCTGGAGTGATGGCGCGTATGTAGCCGTTGTCGGTTTGTAGCGTTGGCTCGTACCGAGTGAACTTGACAGCTCTCACGATCCGAaattctctgcctctcttcctgccgctctccaCCAATCAGAGGGCGAGCTGCGAGcgctggaggaggaggcaggcaggAGGATGCGCATAGCGGCACGTCCACACGCCCAGCAGTGCATCCAACAGGCCAGTGTGACTGCATCAAATGGGAACAAAAATACTTTCTGGCACCGGAAAACATGTATAAGACATTAAAACAACCTTTAAAAGCAACATAAACATTACAATACCCATTAAAATACCCATTTTTACTAGTATTTACAAGATATAACACCATATAGGCCATATAGGTTGAAAACAAGGTATAAAACCAGTAGCCTTCGTAAATATTCTTGCTTGGTGTAGTAAATGCATTATGAATTCTATTACACTGGATGCCTCTGCAGAGATACTGTTAACGATTATTTTAACCTCACATTGATGACACTTCAGCTCAAAGGATTGAGCAAAGTCACCAGACTGACTGTTTCCCACTATGACTGTTACTCACTGAATATTCAGAACAGACACATGTGAGATGTGGCTGTCCTAAAACATGTGAGTGCCTCAGATTATAtctcctctgacctttgaccttacacTGAAGCACAGTGTGGAGACAGTTTAACCACTCAGTATTTTTAAAGTGTAAAGCATCTACAGCTTACTTACTACAGATACAGAGGATCAATGGACTCAATAAATTAAAGTTTTATGTGATAGCCTGCCTCTATTAGTGGATTGGAAACAGAGCGATGGCGCCAAAGAGTCATTACAGCAGCCATACAGTGTATCAGCTCCTCCTGTTGTGATGAAGCCTTAAATTGGCTCCTAGACCAACAACAATATATGattcaatgtgttttaaaaagtaATGTGCATTGGCCATGTTGGTTTTCAGCTTTATATTGTTTATCTTTATCCTTTGATTAAATTATTTCAAATTAATGAAGtcaacaacattttttaacctaattttccattttttaatTCTATCAGGCTGACAGAATGTCCCTCCTGACATCTGCAGGTTTGAGAAGTTATACCTCAGTCACATAATACATGAATACATCCATgataaaacactaaaatgttTATCAAAGACTTTTTTGTGGACTTAATTGATTAGGTTAGCTACGCTGTCACGTGTTTTCCGTGGGCGGAACAACTGTGTCCAATCAGCACCGTAGACTCCGTTGACGACAGAAAACCCTTAACGCTGATTGACTTCCGAACCAAACACTCACTAAGCCCCGCCTCTTCTAGGAAGCTGACAGTCATCtgatttttctcttttcctGTGTTTCCTTGTTAGCCACCGTCACTGTTAGCCAACAAAACAACCGTCCCActttcttttccctcttctctttcttcttctttctactTTATCTTTTTACGGGAACTAAAATAACTCGTCGTCCAGCTTCATAGTCATGGACGAGACGAGTCCGCTTGTCTCTCCGCTCCGGGACTCGGGTGATTTCAGCTACTGTCCCACGGAGCCCGCCAGCCCCAGGGGCGCATTTGGAAGTACCCCGGGCTCCGTAGTGCGCATCCCGGCTGGTAGCCCGGGACGCAACCGAG
Encoded proteins:
- the exosc1 gene encoding exosome complex component CSL4, producing the protein MSPMKLCVPGDKLCSVEDCIPGTGVYLRHGYIYSSLAGYVLRKNEGEELPVISVVRETETQLLPDVGAIVTCKVTSINPRFAKVHILYVGSTPLKDRFRGTIRKEDVRATEKDKVETYKSFRPGDIVLAKVISLGDVQSNYLLTTAENELGVVVAHSEAGAQMVPISWCEMQCPRTHAKEFRKVARVQPEYLA
- the pgam1b gene encoding phosphoglycerate mutase 1b, with translation MAAYKLVLIRHGESCWNQENRFCGWFDADLSETGEQEAKRGGQALKDAGYEFDICYTSVLKRAIRTLWFVLDSIDQMWLPVHRTWRLNERHYGGLTGLNKAETAEKHGEAQVKIWRRSFDIPPPPMDEEHDFYQSISKDRRYSDLTEDQLPSCESLKDTIARALPFWNEEIVPQIKEGKRVLIAAHGNSLRGIVKHLEGMSEEAIMELNLPTGIPIVYELDKNLKPLGPMQFLGDEETVKKAMEAVAAQGKAKK